Part of the Caldilineales bacterium genome, CTCTACAGCCTGGTGGTGGGCGCCTCCGCTGTGCTGTTTGCCGTGGCGGCGCTGGCGCCCGCCGAACTGGTCGCCCAACAACGGGTCTATCACATGCTGGGCCGGGCCTCCGGCTGGCTGGCAAACGCGTTTCGCGGCCAGCCGGCTGTGGATGCGCTGATGTTCGTCTTCGTCCTGGCCGTGCTCATCTACATCCTCTCCTACAGCGCCGCCTGGACCTACTTCCGCGATGGCCGCAAATGGCAGGCGTTGCTGCCCATCGGCCTCGCCATGTTGGTCAATCTCTACTATGCGCCGCCGCGCCTGGGCATCTACTTCGTCGTCTATCTGCTCTGCGCCATTCTGCTGGCCGTGCGGGCCACCCTGCGCGAACGCCAGGGCGAGTGGCAGGCGGGGCAGGTCTACTTCCCCAACGACATCGGCTTCGATTTCACGCGCGATGGCATCCTCTTCGCCCTGTTCGTCATCCTGGTGGCCTGGGTGTTGCCCACCAGCGCCGATCAAGGCCGTTTCAATCCTCTGCTCGACCCGTTGCAAGACCCCTGGCGGCAGTTCCAGCAGGAGTGGAACCGCCTCTTCAGCACGCTCAACTACACCCGCACCGCCCCCGGCGCCAGTTTCGGCACCAGCCTCAGTTTGGGCGGGCCGCGCAAGGTCGATGACGGCCTGGTGATGGATGTCGAGACGCCGGTCAACCGCTACTACCGCGCCGTCGTCCTCGATACCTATCTGCCCGGCGGCTGGGTGCTGCAAAATGCGCCGGCCTGGCGGCTGCGCGACGACGCCATTCTGCCGGTCTGGGAGGCGCGGCAGGAGATCACACAGACGATCACGACCTATTATGGCGGCAACGTGCTGATAGGCGCGCCCCAACCGGTGGCAGTCTCGTTGCCCAGCGATGTCCGCGCCCTGCCCCAACGCCCGCCCTCTCAACTGGCCGAGACCCCGCCTTCGTCCGATGAGCCAGTCGAGCTGGCCATGCTGATCGCCCGCGCCTCACTCCAGCCCGGTGATAGCTATGTCGTGCGTAGTTCCATCCCGGTCGTTTCGCAGGTGCAACTGCGCGCCGACCAGACCAGCTACCCCGACTACATCAGCGAACGCTATTTGCAACTGCCCGAGACGGTGCCGCAGCGCGTCTACGATCTGGCCGAGCAAGTTGCAGCCGGGGCGACCAACCCTTACGACGCCGCCAAGGCCATCGAGACCTTTCTGCGCGGTTACCGCTATAACGATCAGATCGAAGGGCCGCCGGCGGGCCAGGATGGCGTCGATTACTTCCTCTTCGACGAGAAACAGGGCTACTGCAACTACTACGCCAGCGCCATGGCGGTCATGCTGCGACATCTGGGCATCCCGGCCCGCATCGCCGCCGGTTACGCCACCGGTGAGTACATCGAGGAGAGCGACGTCTATCGCGTTCGCAACCGCGACGCCCACACCTGGGTGGAGGTCTTCTTCCCCACCTACGGCTGGGTGGAGTTCGAGCCGACCGCCTCCGAGCCTGTGTTGGAGCGACCTGTGGGCGAAATCATCGTTGCCCCCCCACCGCCGGCCAGCGGCTCTGTCGATGACCAACTTCTGGATGTCGATCCCACCAACCCTGGCGACCTCGGCCCGCTGCCGCCTCCTGTCGCCGCTACCTCACCCCTGTTCGCTTTGGGGCCAGGCGGCGGTCTGGCGCTGATGTTGGCTGCGATCGCCGGCCTGCTGGCCCTGGCTTTCTGGACCATCCGGCGGCTGCAACAGCCGGCTGCCTCGCTTCGGCGCCCGGTCTTTCAGGTCGTGCCCGAAGGCTTCACCGCCCGCCTGTGGGCCAATCTCATGCTTTGGGCGCGACGTCTTGGTTTGCTGGTGCAGCCCAGCCAGACGCCCCTCGAACAGGCGGGGAACTTTGGCGACCTCCTGCCCGAAGGCGCCGGCGACCTGGGCGCCATCGCCGCCCTCTACACCCGCGACCTCTACAGCCCTCATCCCCTCACCCCCGATGAAGCCGCCGACGGGCAGTTGGCCTGGCTGCGTCTGCTCCCGCTCCTCCGCCGCCGCTGGCTCGACGGCAAGACCCGCCTCCCGGCCGGTCTCAAACGCGCCTTCTTTCGCGGCTGACAAAATAGAGTTGCCAACTTTTCCGAAAAGTTGGCAACTCTTGATCAACTCTTGATCACACTACCTCCACATCAGTGACATCGATCGCCGCCGGCGCGTCTTCGGGCATGATCAGGGCGGCGATGACGTAGACGATGACGCCTGTGCCCAGGCTGCCGAGGGCAAACAGCGCCCACAGCAGTCGCACTACGGTGGCGTCGAGCCTGAAGGTGCGGGCCAGGCCGCCGCAGACGCCGAGCAAAATCCGGTTCTCGCGGCTGCGCTTGAGCGGGAGCCGCTGGCGACCGTCCTTCAACGTTTGTTTGACGGTCTCGGCATCCGGCCAGCGCGCCTGCATGTCGGCGGTCAACGAGCGCCCGTGGCGATTGTGGCGCAAGATGGCGATGCCAACGACCACCAGCACGGCCGGCCAGAACAGAATGCGGATCAGCGTCCACAGCCCGGCCCACAACGGGGCCAGGATGCCGATATTGGCCAGAAGCCACAGCAGGCCCAGGCCCACCAGCCCGTAGGCCAGCCAGCGCCGACCGTTTTCGCCGAAATCCAGCCGCGCCTGCCCCTGCTTGCCGGCAGCCTGAGAGCCGACCGGGAGCAACAGCCACAAAAGACCATAGGCGATCAGCGAGCCGCCCAGGGTGAGGACGGCCGTCGCCGCCCACAGCAAGCGCACCAGGGTGGGGTCGGTGTCGAAATAGTCGGCCATGCCGCCGCAGACGCCGCCCAGCCGTTTTTCGGTCGGATGGCGGTAGAAGACGCGTCCATCGCCGGCGACCCCGGCTGTGGAGGCTCGCCCTGGCAGCAGGCTGGCTGCAGGCGGCGGTGTCGTAGATTGAGGGGAAATGGTCATTTGCGACCTCCTGAAAGTGGTATCGTGCAACAATAGGCTGGTCTGCACTACGAGGTGGGGGAGCGCCGGGTTTCAGACCCCCTGCCGGGCCTGGTTTTTGCCTTCATCCACCTGTGGTACAATTCCTGCTTGCGGCGCCCATCGGCCTGGCTGGATTTGCCAGACACGAGTGCGCCGCAGCCAAATCAACGATATCCCCACCCCTTTTCTTGAGCGAGGACCTCTATGGCCGCTGAGAGTCTGACTATCATCGACAACCGCACCGGCAAATCCTACGAGCTACCCATCCAAGATGGCACCATCAATGCCATGGACCTGCGTCAGATCAAGGTCGATACCGGCGACTTCGGTCTGATGGCCTACGACCCGTCGTATCTGAACACCGCTTCGTGCCGCAGCACCATCACCTACATCGATGGCGCCCAGGGCATCCTGCGCTATCGCGGTTACCCGATCGAGCAACTCGCCGAGAAGTCGACCTTCCTCGAAGTCGCCTATCTCATCCTCTACGGCGAACTGCCCACTCAGCAGCAACTGGATCAGTGGGTCTGGGACATCACCCACCACACCCTGGTGCACGAAAGCCTGCGCATCCTGCTCGATGGCTTCCGCTATGACGCCCACCCCATGGGTATCCTCATCAGCGCCGTCGGCGCCCTCTCGACCTTCTATCCTGAAGCGCGCAATGTGGCCGATTGGGCCTCGGTCGAATTGCAGACCCGGCGACTGGTGGCCAAGATGCCATCGATCTCGGCCTATGCCTACCGCCACGCCATGGGCCTGCCCTACATCTACCCCGACAATGACCTGTCCTACACCGGCAACTTCTTGAACATGATGTTCAAGATGACCGAGATGAAGTACAAACCCAACCCCGTCCTGGAGCGGGCGCTCGACATCCTCTTCATCCTGCATGCCGACCACGAACAGAACTGCTCGACCAGCACCATGCGCATGGTCGGCAGTTCGCTGCCCGACCCCTACGTCTCGGTGGCGGCGGCGGCCGCTGCTCTCTACGGCCCCCGCCATGGCGGCGCCAACGAAGCCGTGGTGCGCATGTTGACGGAGATCGGCTCGGTCAAGAACGTGCCCGAATTCATCGCCAGCGTCAAACGCCAAGAGCGCAAGCTCATGGGCTTCGGCCATCGCGTCTACAAAAACTTCGACCCGCGCGGCATCATCATCAAGCGTGCGGCTTACGATGTCTTCGAGGTGACGGGACGCAGCCCCTTGCTCGATGTCGCCCTGGAACTGGAGCGCATCGCCCTCGAAGATGACTATTTCATCAGCCGCAAACTGTATCCCAACGTCGATTTCTACAGCGGCATCATCTATCAGGCCCTCGGCCTGCCTACTACCATGTTCACGGTCATGTTTGCTATCCCCCGCACCGTCGGCTGGTTGGCGCAATGGCGCGAACTGTTGCAGGATGCCGACCAGAAAATCGCCCGCCCGCGGCAGATCTACGATGGCGTCATGCTGCGCGACTACGCCTCCATCGAAACGCGCTCCTAAGCCGCCAAGCGCAGTCGCGGAAAATGCGGGAAAGCTGACACAATGTCCGCCCCCGGCCCTGTACCGGGGGCGGTGCGCGCCCCCCCACCGTCATGACCAGCAAACGCCGGCTCTTTTTTATCCTTGCCGTCTTCCTGGGGCTGGTGCTGCTGTCTGGCATCGGCGCCGGCGCCGCGGCCACGCGCGCCTGGCGCCAGTTCAACCAGTCCACGCCACTCGAGCAGGCCCTCGCTCCGGCCGTACGCGCTTGGCGATTCGACCTGCTGCGTTATGAGATCGGGGCGGTGTCCGGCAAGGTCGGCGACCTCTTCCGGCGCCCTGGCGTCCGGCTGAATGAAGACGAACAACGCCGCCTGGTGGAGCAATACCAGCAGCGGGCGCTGACCATCCGCCGCCTGCAAGACGAAGTCGAGCGCCGCTATGCCGACCCGGCTGCGGTCGACCCGGCCGCCATCACCGCCGACGCCCGCGCCCAAATCGACCACCTGAACGATCTTCAGTCCCAACTGCGCCCATTGGTCGAGGGCATCCTCCAGCAACAGACAACCCAGGTCATCGGCGAGATGGGGCTGACCACCGCCGGCCTGGTCTGGCCGCCCGTGCGTTTCGACTTCAGCGCCCTGCCCAACTATCTCATCGTCTCGCCCCGCGACCGCATCGAGGTGGAGGCGGGCATCTATCTGCACGCCGACCTCGATCTGCCCCAGATCGAGGCCCTCGAAAACGACATCGCCAGTGAGTTCGGCAAGTCGACCCTGATCGAAGGCTTGGGCGGGTTAGGCGTCTGGCCGACCCTGGTGCTGGATCAAGCCGGCCTGGGCTGGATTGCCGAGACCATCGCCCACGAATGGGTGCACAACTATCTCGTCTTCTACCCCCTGGGCCGGCGTCTGAACGACAGCGGCCAGATGAACACCATCAACGAGACAGTGGCCACCATCGTCGGCGAGGAAATCGGCCAGAAAGTGGCGCACGATTTCTACGGCATCCCCTATCCGCCCCCGCCCGCCATTGCCGATCAACCGCCGCCGCCGCCCGACCCCGACCGTTTCGACTTCGACGCCGAGATGCGCCGCACCCGGCTGCACGTCGATGAACTCCTGGCGGCCGGCAAGATCGAAGAAGCCGAAACCTACATGGAAGCGCGCCGCCAGATTTTCGTCCAGAATGGCTATCCCCTCCGCAAACTCAACCAGGCCTACTTCGCCTTTCATGGCTCCTATGCCACCGGCGCTGCTTCCACCGACCCCATCGGCCCCAAACTACAGGAACTGCGCCGTCTGACCCCCGACCTGTCGGTTTTCGTCGCTGCGGTGCGCGAAATCGCCCAGCCATCTGATCTCGACCGCCTGCTGAATGAGTGGGGAGGGTGAGGCGTGTTCCGGGTTCTGGGTTCCGTGTTCCGTGTTCCGTGAATGATCTAGCGGAGTGAGCACGCCTACGTGCGAACGGGCGGCGTAAGACGTGTTCCGTGTTCCGGGTTCCGGGTTCCGTGTTCCGTGGATGGCGGGGTGAGCACGCCTACGTGCGAACGGGCGGCGTGAAACGTGTTCCGTGAAACGTGAGGCATGAAACGTGAAAAGAATCCGCGTTCATCCGCGTTCATCCGCGTACCTTAACCCCTCACGGGCATTGCACGACGCCTTGCGCCCACAGGCAGCCGCCGCAGGCCGGGAACTCGTTGCCCAGACAATCTTCCTCGTTAGCCAGCGACATATCGCAGCCGCCGCAGAACGTGCAGGGCGGGAAGGCGAAGCTCTGCACCCGCTGGCGGTAGGCCACATAGTCGGGGTCCAGCCACAGATCCAGCAGCGCCTGCTGGCGCACATTCCCCACCACATGCCGCTTGTTCAGCCGCGGCTTGCGGTGCAGGAAACTGGTGTGGGTGTGCATCAGCGGCCAGCAGGGGCTGACATCGCCGTTCCAGGCGATCGTCATCGAGCCGTTCTCGATGTAATTGCAGACATCGTTCGTGCCGCCCCAGTTGGCGCCGGCATAACTGACATTGTAGCCGCTGTTGAAAGCCTGGAACAGCGCCTCGCGCGTCAGCTCATTGAAATCCATCTTCGGCAGGCTCAGATGCGGCACTCTGACCGACGGCATGTAGGTGGTGGCTTTGAGGGTGCGGGTATACAGCATCTCTTCCTGCATCTCCGGCGAGATGGGGAGGACGTTGCTAACCGAAAAGTACTGCGCGCCCAGCCGCCGCCCCAACTTGAGCACCGCCGGCAGGTCGTCGATGTTCCGCTTCATGGCTACGAAGGCGATGCCGATCTCGGGCTGTGGGCGGTGCCAGCCCCGCCGCAGCCGCCGGAACCGCTCCATGTTCTCGATCACCCGCGGCAATTCGGCCCCCAGCCGCACATCGGCGTAGCTTTCGGGCGAGGCGCCGTCGATGCTGACCCACAGCAAATCCAGCCCGGCCGCGATGATCTCCTGGCTGCGCTTTTCGGTCAACATCGTGCCATTGGTGATCATCTCCACCCGCGCCCCTGTCTGTTTGGCGGCGGCGATCCAGGCGGGCGTGCGTTTGTGGAAGAGCGGTTCACCAATGCCGCCAAAATAGACGGTTGGCTTCTGTTCCAAGTCCCTCACCCCTGAAAGGATGGCCTCGAACGTCGCCTCGGACATCCGTCCCATCGGTGCATCCCAGGCATTGCGAAAACAGGTGCGGCAGGCGATATTGCAGTCGTCGGTCGGCTCGACATAGACCTTGGCCAGATGGGTGACGGGGCGGTGCAGCTTGAGACCGTTCTTTACTTCTTCCAGCCGCACCTGCGCGCCCGGCTTCAGCCCCAGGCGGTTCACCATCTCTGGCGGCAGCACCAGGCGGCCCTCGTCGTCCACATAGCCCCAGGCGTCCGCTTGCTGCGCCGCCCCCGACGAGATGATCATGAAGTTGTCGCCCTGGCTGGCGGCGGTTCGGTCATGGCCGTTGGCCTGATGGCCGTTGGCCCCGTTGCCGGCGGGCATGGTGTCGGTGCGGTCGAGGAGTTGGATGGCGGGCATAGGGCGCTACCTTGTACAGCGATTGTGTCGATGGAGAAATGATAGCCCATCGCCCCCCCATCCTCCAACCCGACTTGTTCAACAATCAACAATCAACAGTCAACAATCAACAGTCAACGAAGAACCCGCCCCCGCCTGCCACCTGCCATCCTTCGCTGTGCTCAGGACAGGCTCTGCGACCTGCCCCCTGCGACTTGCACACTCCGCCCACCCTGTGCCATAATCCACCCAACGGCCTTGCAGCCGTCCTCCTGCGCCATCCCAATCATCAGGAGGTGATGTCAATGGACTTAGGTAGTAAGTTCAGCGCCGTGGCATCACCTCGCACCAGCGACTAAGTGCCACGGCGCGACAAGCAAAGGGCCTCCCGGATAGGGAGGCCCTTTGTCGTTTGTGGCCAACAAAAACACCCGGTCATGAAACGACCGGGTGGCTTGGGATGTGAAGAGGGTGACCACCGGGATTTGAACCCGGAACCTCCTGGGCCACAACCAGGCACTCTGCCAGTTGAGCTATGGCCACCATGCTGCGCCAACCTGCTGGCCCCGAAAGACCGTGACTGGGGGACCAGGACTCGAACCTGAACTAGAGGATCCAAAGTCCCCTGTCCTGCCAATTAGACGATCCCCCAAAGCATCCTACAGTGCCGAGGCCCAGACTTGAACTGGGGACACCGCAATTTTCAGTCGCGTGCTCTACCAACTGAGCTACCTCGGCGAACATAGAAAGAGGGCTGAGGAATGACGGCGCTTGATCACTCAGCCCTCCTGGTGCAGAGCGGGCGATGAGATTCGAACTCACGACCTTCTCCTTGGCAAGGAGACGTTCTACCGCTGAACTACGCCCGCATGAAACATCGAAATTGTTGGCGCTGGCCTGAAAGGTGGACCCGGTCGGATTCGAACCGACGATGTCCTCCTTGCAAAGGAGGCGCCTTCCCGCTAGGCCACGGGCCCGTGGCCCCAACCGCCAGGTGAGTGCCGACGAGAGGACTTGAACCTCCACGACCTGGGGTCAACAGATCCTAAGTCTGTCGCGTCTGCCAATTCCGCCACGTCGGCCAGGCACGGCAACGGCGAAATGGCGCCAAACAAGCGGATAATACCCCCGATTCTGTCTCAACCGTCATCTATCTCGCCCAATTCGGGCGGCGTCGCCTGGCCTGCCGGGTGTGACCCGGCCTCACCGGCGCTCGCTGCGACGAGACCAAACCCAGGCCATCGGCCCGGACCCGGCCCACTCGCCTTGCTCCCGGTTGCACGCTCACCCAGCCGACCGTATTGCTACGAATCGCTGGTAGGCTCTTACCCTACCGTTTCAGCCCTGACCCGCACCAAACGCTGCTTGAGAGCGCCGGCCGCTGGCGGGAATGCTTGCTGTTGTGGTTGTAGTCGCCCGGCCGTTGCCAGCCGGACGCCCTCACTTGCTGTTTCGTGAGGCAACCTGACCTTGTTGCGAAGGTTTGGGAGTCGGGAAGTTCCTCTGCCAGCCTGCGGCCAGCAGCGACGGTTCTCCGCTTGCATCCTGACGATGCCGTCTGAGTTGTTAACGAACGATGACCGGATCATAGCAGCGCGCACCCATTTTGTCAAATCGTCCGGGAATGGGGAACCGGCCAGCGGACGGGTGAGCGGAGCTTACAGCGTCAATGACCAGATATCGAGCAGGGCCAGCGCCACCAGCAGGGCCAGCGCCAGCCACACGGGCCAGGCCGGCTGCACATCGGCCTGGCCGCCCAGAAGACGCCGCACACGAGCGCGGGCCACCAACAGCCGCAACAGGGCGACGATGGGGATGAAGCGCAACCCCCAGATATTGATCTCCGCCAGCGCCGTTGTCAGCGGGAGATCGTAGACCGAACCATCCGCCAGCACGAGCGACCAGATGGCCAGCTCATGTTCGGGGCGATCGAGAACCCCCAGGATGGTGACGAGCGCCATCGCCAGCGTGAGCGCCAGGGCGAGCAGCAGCCACGGGCTGCGCAGGAAAGAAAAGCTCAGGTCGAGCCTCACCTGCCGGCGCTTGGCGTTGCTCAGACGCCCAAAGATGTCGCGCTGGCAGTCCTCATAAGCATCGACGATGCCCTCGACCGGCAGCACGCGTTCGTCCGTCAGCAGCGCCAGCCGCGAGAACAGGGCGCTGGGCCGCCGCCACCAGCTGACATCCATCTGCACACACCGCTCCACCGCCGCCCATGCCATCTCGTCCTGTCCGCCCGTCCCTTTTCGCACGATCCCGGCGGGCGTTGTGACGATGTAGGCCGGGCCGACCTCGGCAAAACTGCCGCCCCGCAACCGTCTGACGAACCACCAGCCAGCCGTGGCATAGATCAGTTCGTACAGCCAGAGGCTGAGCAGCGGCACGAAGACGAGCAGCCCCAAATTGCCCAGCCATTCGAGCGGGCGGATGGCCCCGGCCGGGATGGCGGCCGCCCCCGATTCCAGCGCCAGCCCCAGGCGTCGCACCTGCCCGGCCAGCAGATAGATGAGCAGATAGGCCAGGGGAACAGCGACGTACAAGGCCAGCCCCTGCAGACGCCGGTGCAACCGGCCGGGGAAACGGACGATGTAGCCGCGGCGCTGCAGTCGCTGCTCGCCGGCGGCGATGTGGGCGCGGGACGTGGGGCCGAGCGGGGATCGTTCGGCCAGCCGGTGCATGAGCGAGAGCGCATGGGTGGCCTCGATCCGTTCGTTGGCGGCCAGAGCGTGGTCGATGCCGGCGGCGAGCGCCGCCACGGCGGCCTCGCTGTCCGCTCTGGCGGCCTCGGCGCGCCCCAACAGAAACTGTGTTCGAGCCAGGGCCGAGCGGTCGGCGTAGTGCTCGAAGACGGGTCGCGCCCTCTCCAGAAGCTGAACGGCCTGGCCGGGGCGGTTCTTGCCCAGCGCCGCCCTGGCCTGGGCAAGCTGCAACACCGCCTGCCGGTAAGCATCCGTCTGCAGGGCGGGTCGTGCGTCCAGGCGAGCGAAGAGCTGGTCTGCCGCAGCCCATTCGCCCAGGCGATGGCGCAGGTCGGCCAGCCGGATTTCGATATCGAGTCGAAGCCTCTCCAGGCCCCCCTCCTGGCGGTCGTCCGGGTCGGGGGGCGACTGGTCGAGCTGCCGGGCCGCCTGTTCATAGTCGTCGATGGCCTGGTAGCAAAGACGGATGATCAGCCAGTCCTGATAATTGCTGCCGAAATAGAGATTGGGCAAGAAGGCCAACCGCCGTGAGAACCAACGGTAGAGCAAGAACGGCGCCTGTTGCAGGCCCTGAAGCCAGCGCTGAAGCCGGGGCCTGGACTCGCCGGCTTCGCCAGGAAGTCCGCCCAGGCGTGTGGCCAGCAGCAGCACGGCGTCGCCCTGCGCCAACCACAGCCGGGCCGCCGCTGCGAAGTCGTGGTTGGCGCGGAACTGAGCCAACGCCTCGGCCAAGCAAGCGTTGGCCTCGTCTTCACGGCCGCTGGTGTGCAGCAGCTGGGACAGTGCGGCCAGGGCCTGCCCGCGCAACGCCGGTTGGGCCGATGTTCGCAGCGTCTGCAAGCGCGCTGCCGCCGCCTCGTCGCGCCCAAAGGCCAGATCGACCCGCGCCTGCAAAAAGCTCAGCCACTCCCGCGTCCTGGCCTCCAGCGCCGGGCCGTGTTCGCTTGCGGCCATAACCACCGCTTCGGCTGCGCCCCACTGCCGCTGCGCCGCCGCCCGCTCGAACGGCGTCCGCATGGCGGCGATGCTTTCCTCTCCCCCGGCGCCCATCTGATGATAAAGCGCCTCCCGCCCGGCCTCGTCCTCTGCCTCGCTTTGGGCGCGGTAGTGGGCGGCGGCGATGCTGTTCCAGCGGCGATAGGCGTCGGGGCCATCGGTTTGGGCGCGCTGCAACAGCAGGGGGCGGAGCAGGGGCTGAACGGCGAAGCGACCGGGGGCGAGTTCGGCCACCAGCCCGGCGCGGCGCAGGCTTTCGATCCTCTGCCCCACCGCCTCGTCGGCGCCGAGCAGCGCCGCCAGCAGGCTGGCGTCGAAGGCATGGGGCACGGCGGCCCGGCTCAGAGCCTGGGCCAGGTCGGGCGGGGCCTGGGCCAGCCAATCCTCCAGGAAACGCGACAGCGCCGCCGTCGGTTCGGGCCTATCCTTTGGGCCGGGTGCGGATGCGGTCACTTGCCATCTCCACGGCCATGGCGCGCTTCCCAATTATCTGCCATCAAGGCCAACACGCCAGGGATGCCACCGCTCAAATCGCTGGCATTGTCAACGACCTCGATCCCTAGCCCTCGCTTCTCCACCCAGAAAAGGGCGATGACCTCGCGCGGGAAAGGCGCCAACGGCTGCAGTTCGAGGCGATGGCGCCAGGAGGTGATTTCATCTTGCAGGGGCAGGCTGCGCCCGGCCACCACCACCCACAGCTTGTCGAATCCACCGGCGCCATTGCTCCCGCCTTCGAGATGAAGCCCCAGCAGCTGTCGTCGCAGCCAAAGCCCGGCTGCGGACGAGGCTTGTTCGAAGTGATCGAAGAACAACACCAGCGGCCCTTCGCCCAGGGCGGCGGTCAGGGCGGCGCGAAAGGCCGTATTGCGGCGGGTTTGCGCTTCAGCCTGGCCCAGGTCGAAGCCGCCGTTGGGGTTGAGGACGATGGTGGGGTTGGCGATGGTGATCTTGTCGCCGCCGACCACGTCGCCGCCGATCTCCACCTGCCCCGCCAGGCTGATGTGATGCCCCCCACCGGCGCCCTGGCTGGCGCCGGCCAGCCAATTGACCAGGAGCGGGGCCGCCGCCACCGGCGCAAAGTCCTGCCGCAGCTGGGTTTCGGCTTGCTCCAATTGGCGGGCAAAGACGCCGCCCATTTCTTCGCGCAGGGTCAGGATGATCTGCTCGGGCTGACTCAGGGCGGCATCGCGGCGAAAATCCACCAAGGCCGTCCGCACCTGGCGCTGGTGGCATTCGTAGCGCAGGCGCTGCACCAGGCACGATTTGCCCATCGCCTCGCGCCCCTGCACCAACAGGATGCGCCGCGAGCGATGGCCCAGCATCGCCTCGAAGGCGGCGATGGGCGACTCGCGGTTGACGAATTGACTCAGGTCGCAACTCATGGCGTCCTAGCTGGCCTGGCACGCAGCTTTGGTCGACCAATCCGGCTCGAGTATCTGCTCTATGAAACCACAGCGATGGCAGAAACAGCCGGAATTGTTGCAGTCCTTGCACCAGCGCGTGCCATAGAAGATGGCGGCGGTGGGGATGTCGGCGATGAAGCTGGCGGGGTCGTAGTCGACCTCCAATTGCTCCGCGACCTCGCCCCCTCGGTCCACCAGCT contains:
- a CDS encoding DUF3488 and transglutaminase-like domain-containing protein — protein: MTTLTTANTTPAAAGRRSADGMHDGVDFFLHLVISTNLAWSLHAARWSQGLERLFIVAIFATIAATVVARSGFRRFFALLYSLVVGASAVLFAVAALAPAELVAQQRVYHMLGRASGWLANAFRGQPAVDALMFVFVLAVLIYILSYSAAWTYFRDGRKWQALLPIGLAMLVNLYYAPPRLGIYFVVYLLCAILLAVRATLRERQGEWQAGQVYFPNDIGFDFTRDGILFALFVILVAWVLPTSADQGRFNPLLDPLQDPWRQFQQEWNRLFSTLNYTRTAPGASFGTSLSLGGPRKVDDGLVMDVETPVNRYYRAVVLDTYLPGGWVLQNAPAWRLRDDAILPVWEARQEITQTITTYYGGNVLIGAPQPVAVSLPSDVRALPQRPPSQLAETPPSSDEPVELAMLIARASLQPGDSYVVRSSIPVVSQVQLRADQTSYPDYISERYLQLPETVPQRVYDLAEQVAAGATNPYDAAKAIETFLRGYRYNDQIEGPPAGQDGVDYFLFDEKQGYCNYYASAMAVMLRHLGIPARIAAGYATGEYIEESDVYRVRNRDAHTWVEVFFPTYGWVEFEPTASEPVLERPVGEIIVAPPPPASGSVDDQLLDVDPTNPGDLGPLPPPVAATSPLFALGPGGGLALMLAAIAGLLALAFWTIRRLQQPAASLRRPVFQVVPEGFTARLWANLMLWARRLGLLVQPSQTPLEQAGNFGDLLPEGAGDLGAIAALYTRDLYSPHPLTPDEAADGQLAWLRLLPLLRRRWLDGKTRLPAGLKRAFFRG
- a CDS encoding PspC domain-containing protein, coding for MTISPQSTTPPPAASLLPGRASTAGVAGDGRVFYRHPTEKRLGGVCGGMADYFDTDPTLVRLLWAATAVLTLGGSLIAYGLLWLLLPVGSQAAGKQGQARLDFGENGRRWLAYGLVGLGLLWLLANIGILAPLWAGLWTLIRILFWPAVLVVVGIAILRHNRHGRSLTADMQARWPDAETVKQTLKDGRQRLPLKRSRENRILLGVCGGLARTFRLDATVVRLLWALFALGSLGTGVIVYVIAALIMPEDAPAAIDVTDVEVV
- a CDS encoding citrate synthase codes for the protein MAAESLTIIDNRTGKSYELPIQDGTINAMDLRQIKVDTGDFGLMAYDPSYLNTASCRSTITYIDGAQGILRYRGYPIEQLAEKSTFLEVAYLILYGELPTQQQLDQWVWDITHHTLVHESLRILLDGFRYDAHPMGILISAVGALSTFYPEARNVADWASVELQTRRLVAKMPSISAYAYRHAMGLPYIYPDNDLSYTGNFLNMMFKMTEMKYKPNPVLERALDILFILHADHEQNCSTSTMRMVGSSLPDPYVSVAAAAAALYGPRHGGANEAVVRMLTEIGSVKNVPEFIASVKRQERKLMGFGHRVYKNFDPRGIIIKRAAYDVFEVTGRSPLLDVALELERIALEDDYFISRKLYPNVDFYSGIIYQALGLPTTMFTVMFAIPRTVGWLAQWRELLQDADQKIARPRQIYDGVMLRDYASIETRS
- a CDS encoding SPASM domain-containing protein, producing the protein MPAIQLLDRTDTMPAGNGANGHQANGHDRTAASQGDNFMIISSGAAQQADAWGYVDDEGRLVLPPEMVNRLGLKPGAQVRLEEVKNGLKLHRPVTHLAKVYVEPTDDCNIACRTCFRNAWDAPMGRMSEATFEAILSGVRDLEQKPTVYFGGIGEPLFHKRTPAWIAAAKQTGARVEMITNGTMLTEKRSQEIIAAGLDLLWVSIDGASPESYADVRLGAELPRVIENMERFRRLRRGWHRPQPEIGIAFVAMKRNIDDLPAVLKLGRRLGAQYFSVSNVLPISPEMQEEMLYTRTLKATTYMPSVRVPHLSLPKMDFNELTREALFQAFNSGYNVSYAGANWGGTNDVCNYIENGSMTIAWNGDVSPCWPLMHTHTSFLHRKPRLNKRHVVGNVRQQALLDLWLDPDYVAYRQRVQSFAFPPCTFCGGCDMSLANEEDCLGNEFPACGGCLWAQGVVQCP
- a CDS encoding AAA family ATPase, translated to MSCDLSQFVNRESPIAAFEAMLGHRSRRILLVQGREAMGKSCLVQRLRYECHQRQVRTALVDFRRDAALSQPEQIILTLREEMGGVFARQLEQAETQLRQDFAPVAAAPLLVNWLAGASQGAGGGHHISLAGQVEIGGDVVGGDKITIANPTIVLNPNGGFDLGQAEAQTRRNTAFRAALTAALGEGPLVLFFDHFEQASSAAGLWLRRQLLGLHLEGGSNGAGGFDKLWVVVAGRSLPLQDEITSWRHRLELQPLAPFPREVIALFWVEKRGLGIEVVDNASDLSGGIPGVLALMADNWEARHGRGDGK